TTAGAGAATCTTatggtaataaattttttaatgatatacaaaatattttaacattttattaaacctttggaattatattacaaattacagTAAATTTATGTTCAAACACAACGGATAAGCTTCAAATCTACAGAGATAATTTTGAAGCAGCATACATAGAAGCAACGGAAGCATTCTATTGGGTTAAAGCACCTGAACAATTATCGTTACATGGGGTAGAAAATTATATGCGTTATGCAGATGCAAAACTAAGGGAAGAAGAGCTTCGTGctcaaaaatatttagaaccaAACAGTGCTAGTGTACAGCTTTTAACTGAGTGTTGTGTACGTGTATTAGTGGCAACTTTTAAACCAGCTATATTAGCAGAATGTCCAAGAATGATTCAACATTGTCAAACTGACAGTAAGCGTGTTTTTATttgcattataatattttaataatgctTTTGTAAcaataacattaaataaattataattatagaacTTAGGCTAATGCTGAAACTAATGGATAGAGTACCCGAAGGGGTTGGTCCAatgttaagaaatttagaagaaCACATAGCAAGTGCAGGTTTAGCAGACATGATGTCAGTTGTAGATGTCATCACCCAAGATTCGGAAAAATATGTTGAAAGATTATTAGACCTTTTTCGTCGATTTTCCATTCTTGTTAAAGAAGCATTTGACGATGATCCTCGATTCTTAACCGCTCGAGATAAAGCCTACAAATTAGTTGTAAATGATGCAACGGTATTTAGGCTAGAATTACCTGCTCGTCAAAGTGCCGGTATTGGTACAACGATTTTGAATAACAAacctaataacaataataatggtCAACCAGAATCAAAATGTCCAGAACTTCTTGCTAACTACTGTGATATGTTACTTAGGAAAACACCTCTCAGTAAAAAATTAACTTCGGATGAAATTGAAAGTAAATTAAAAGATGTagtaagtatatttttatttacatcttTAGTGTGTTTCTAAcatttaattactttatttcatatttaccatgcattaatttcattttagttATTAGTATTAAAATACGTTCAAAATAAGGATGTATTTATGCGCTATCATAAAGCTCATTTAACAAGGCGCTTAATATTAGATACATCTGCGGATTCTGAAAAGGAAGAGAATATGGTAGAATGGCTTCGTGAAGTTGGAATGCCTGCTgattatgttaataaattagCTCGAATGTTTCAAGATATTAAGGTATCGCAAGATCTCAATCAACAATTTAAAGAACAGTGTAGAGCTGCTATTGCAGATAGCATAAATATTAAGGTACTGGTTAATAACAACTAAAGTATGTAATGTCTATGTTATCAAATGTACATTGAAGTCAATCAAATATTCTACAGATATTAAATGCAGGCGCATGGGCTAGAGGCAGTGAACGTGTTACTGTAAGTTTACCACTACAATTAGAAGATTATATTCCTGAAGTAGaagaattttatagaaaaaaacacAGCGGAAGAAAATTACAGTGGTATCATCACATGTCAAATGGCACggtaagaaagaaaataaaatattaaaataaatgtttattattcaGTTAAAATAAACGTTTATTCAAGTTCTTATGAGTTAAACAatggatttttatttaaaaactattgaaaatttaattgaaaactgTCTTTTATTAAAACAGAACAAGATAAATTTTTCTGATGCAGTAAACGTGGGTACAGGGTAGAACTTTTCAAAAAATTCAGTATCTCGGTTCTAATTTTCAGCTTCACCTTGCAACCAATTTGGATGGTGTTGCAGATAACATTTTCCAACCAAGTGGGACGCTTCGATGTGGACGTAACAACTTTTCAAATGGCAGTTTTATTTGCTTGGAATCAACGTCCGTTTGAGAGGATATCATACGAAAATTTACGCTTGGCTACTGAACTTCCTGATCCTGAGCTAAGACGAACATTATGGTCCTTGTGTGCCTTTCCGAAACTCAAACGTCAACTTCTTTTAGTAGAACCTCATGCACACAGTCCAAAAGATTTTGCAAACGATACAAGGTTTTGGGTAAACCAAGAATTTGCTATTATGTTAGTaatatattcttaaatattaaacggcaattgatttattacaaaaacaataattatactttgTTTTTCATCTttagaaaaaatggaaaattacaGAAACGgggtaaaattaatttaataggtCGATTGCAATTGTCAACTGAGCGAAGTAAAGAAGAAGATAACCAATCTATTGTACAACTTAGAATATTAAGGGTTCAGGTATGTCTTTCATCAGAATAAATAATTCTCTTTTTTACTATTAAGTAATAAttctaatttaaatatttctttttcaataGGAAGCAATTATCAAGATATTAAAAATGCGCAAGAAGATTAACAATGCTCAGTTACAAACTGAATTAATTGATATATTAAAGAATATGTTTCTACCAAGTAAAAAGATGATAAA
Above is a window of Megachile rotundata isolate GNS110a chromosome 12, iyMegRotu1, whole genome shotgun sequence DNA encoding:
- the Cul5 gene encoding cullin 5 isoform X1; protein product: MATMLKDQNQVTFEDKWPCMRPIILKLIKQEPVTQTEWQDLFYSIHLVCVWDEKGPPKLRDALKENIMDFIKQAQQRVLAHQEEQALLKAYIAEWRKFFAQCNYLPTPFRQLETSLAGKTTSSVQKKNQPDDIVRKLMLDSWNQSIFGEIKQRLQDSAMRLVRAERNGEAFDSQLVIGVRESYVNLCSNTTDKLQIYRDNFEAAYIEATEAFYWVKAPEQLSLHGVENYMRYADAKLREEELRAQKYLEPNSASVQLLTECCVRVLVATFKPAILAECPRMIQHCQTDKLRLMLKLMDRVPEGVGPMLRNLEEHIASAGLADMMSVVDVITQDSEKYVERLLDLFRRFSILVKEAFDDDPRFLTARDKAYKLVVNDATVFRLELPARQSAGIGTTILNNKPNNNNNGQPESKCPELLANYCDMLLRKTPLSKKLTSDEIESKLKDVLLVLKYVQNKDVFMRYHKAHLTRRLILDTSADSEKEENMVEWLREVGMPADYVNKLARMFQDIKVSQDLNQQFKEQCRAAIADSINIKILNAGAWARGSERVTVSLPLQLEDYIPEVEEFYRKKHSGRKLQWYHHMSNGTITFSNQVGRFDVDVTTFQMAVLFAWNQRPFERISYENLRLATELPDPELRRTLWSLCAFPKLKRQLLLVEPHAHSPKDFANDTRFWVNQEFAIIKNGKLQKRGKINLIGRLQLSTERSKEEDNQSIVQLRILRVQEAIIKILKMRKKINNAQLQTELIDILKNMFLPSKKMIKEQIEWLIEHKYIRRHDDDINTFVYMA
- the Cul5 gene encoding cullin 5 isoform X2, translating into MRPIILKLIKQEPVTQTEWQDLFYSIHLVCVWDEKGPPKLRDALKENIMDFIKQAQQRVLAHQEEQALLKAYIAEWRKFFAQCNYLPTPFRQLETSLAGKTTSSVQKKNQPDDIVRKLMLDSWNQSIFGEIKQRLQDSAMRLVRAERNGEAFDSQLVIGVRESYVNLCSNTTDKLQIYRDNFEAAYIEATEAFYWVKAPEQLSLHGVENYMRYADAKLREEELRAQKYLEPNSASVQLLTECCVRVLVATFKPAILAECPRMIQHCQTDKLRLMLKLMDRVPEGVGPMLRNLEEHIASAGLADMMSVVDVITQDSEKYVERLLDLFRRFSILVKEAFDDDPRFLTARDKAYKLVVNDATVFRLELPARQSAGIGTTILNNKPNNNNNGQPESKCPELLANYCDMLLRKTPLSKKLTSDEIESKLKDVLLVLKYVQNKDVFMRYHKAHLTRRLILDTSADSEKEENMVEWLREVGMPADYVNKLARMFQDIKVSQDLNQQFKEQCRAAIADSINIKILNAGAWARGSERVTVSLPLQLEDYIPEVEEFYRKKHSGRKLQWYHHMSNGTITFSNQVGRFDVDVTTFQMAVLFAWNQRPFERISYENLRLATELPDPELRRTLWSLCAFPKLKRQLLLVEPHAHSPKDFANDTRFWVNQEFAIIKNGKLQKRGKINLIGRLQLSTERSKEEDNQSIVQLRILRVQEAIIKILKMRKKINNAQLQTELIDILKNMFLPSKKMIKEQIEWLIEHKYIRRHDDDINTFVYMA